In the Flavobacterium sp. 90 genome, TTAAAAGAAGTATCTCTTGGAAAAAAAGTTGGTATTGTAGACTTAACGCGTGGCGAATTAGGTACACGCGGAACTGCGGAAACCAGAGATTCTGAAGCTGCCGATGCAGCAAAAATATTAGGTGTTTTGGTTCGTGAAAATCTGGAGATGCGTGACGGTTTTTTTGTCAATGACGAAAAACACCAATTAGAGGTTATAAAAATGATTCGAAAGTATAAACCTGAAATCGTATTGTGTAATGCAATCGACGATCGCCATATCGATCACGGAAAAGGAAGTAAATTAGTTTCTGATGCTTGCTTTTTGTCGGGATTGGTAAAGATTGAAACTTCGGTTGATGGAGAGAATCAGGAACCGTGGAGACCAAGGGTAGTTTATCATTATATTCAGTGGAAAAATATTGTTCCGGATTTTGTAGTTGACATTACTGGATTTGAGGATAAAAAAGTAGAAGCGATTATGGCTTATAAGACTCAGTTTTATGATCCGAATTCAACTGAACCTGTAACGCCAATTACGAGTAAAAACTTCTTTGAAAGTTTAAATTATCGTGCGCAGGACTTAGGAAGGTTAGTTGGCAAAGATTTTGCTGAAGGTTTTACTGTTGAAAGGTGTTTGGCAGTCAATAGTTTAGAAAATTTGATGTAATTTTTATAAAAATTTTTCATTTTTTTCTTTGTAGAAGTAAACCTTTGTTATATATTTGCACTCGCTAAGCAAAATGGTGGTTGTAGCTCAGCTGGTTAGAGTAGCGGTTTGTGGTGCCGCGGGTCGCCGGTTCGAACCCGGTCAGCCACCCAGAAATTCAAAAGCCTTGAAGAAATTCAAGGCTTTTTTTGTGCGTTTAATTTTCTTCTACCGTATAAGTGATTTAAGTTCATTTTAGATTTCCTAACAACATTTCGTGTCAATCCACATTTCAACTATAGCCCGTGGTTTCAACAATGGGGAACTTATTGTGATTCAATTGCAGTTCTCGGTTTTAAGGACAGAATATAGATAAAGAATATATATTGCGCTCCCATGGTTAAAACCACGGGCTATGGTTTGGTTGGGATAAATAACCTCAAAGTTTGTCATTTCTCCTCTGTCGAAATAGCAAGATTGTGTTTGTCTAAAATGAACTTACATTACTTATATGGTTCAATATAGCAAAAATGTTAATTAACATTGCGTTAGATGCACTGCTGTGCATCTCTACATATCAACTTACATGGTTTAATAATAAAAACAAAAAAGCATGACGATTAAGTCATGCTCATTTGGTTGTTATATTTGGTTTGCGGATTAACGAATTTCGTCAAAAGTATTTCCTTGTTTGATATCACCGGTTTTGAAACCTTTTTTGAACCAGTACATTCTTTGTTCAGATGTTCCGTGTGTGAAGGAATCCGGAACAACATGACCTTGCATTTTGCTTTGAATTGCGTCATCACCAACGGCATTTGCAGCACTTAAAGCTTCTTCAATATCACCTTCTTCAATATATTGCTGGTTGTCATGAGCCCATACTCCTGCGTAAAAATCGGCCTGCAATTCTAATGCAACCGAAAGTTTATTGGCTTCGGCTTCACTTTTTCCTTCTTGCTCCTGACGCATTTTGGCTGAGGTTCCTAATAAGGTTTGTATATGATGGCCAATTTCGTGCGCTATAACGTACGCAATTGCAAAGTCACCACCTTTGGCACCAAATTTAGTTTTTAGTTCCTCAAAGAAGGCTAAATCCATATATACCTTTTGATCTCCCGGACAATAAAAAGGTCCTGATGCAGATGATGCACCGCCACAAGCCGTATTAACAGAGCCTTTAAAAAGCACTAATTTTGGGTTTTTGTATGTCATGCCGTTTACGGTAAATATTTTGCCCCAAGTGTCTTCAGTTTTAGCCAGGACAGATCTCACAAAATGTCCCATTTCTTCGTCTTCTTTGCTTAACGGAGCTGCTGTTTCAGTTGTTTGTTGTTGTCCGCCTTGTATTTGTTCTAGAGCAGATCCTATAGTTTGCCCGGTTTCACCACCAAAAACATTCAGTAGTAAAATTACTATTCCAATAATACCACCACCAACGGCTACTTTTCCGCCAGAAATTGATCTTCTGTCTTCAACATTATCGCTTTCTCTAGTTCCTTTCCATTTCATAGTATTTTGTATTAAAAATTATTGTAGGGTAAATCTTTACGAATTTATATTTTTTTTTGGAATTAGAGACTAATCAGTCTTATTTACTTTTAATTATTTTAACCATTTAGTCAAAGCGTCTTCTACGGTTCCTTTCATGATTGGTTTTGAAATGTAATCGTTCATTCCGGCTGAAATACATTTATTACGCTCTTCTTTTTCGGCTCCCGCCGTAACTGCAATAATGGGTATATCTCTGCCGCTAATAGTATTTCTAATTGCTTTTGTGGTTTCGTAGCCATTCATTATTGGCATTTGAATGTCCATGAAAACCATATTAGGGTTGATGTTTTCAAATTGTTGTACGGCTTCATATCCATTTTCGCATTCATAAATAAAAGCATTATTGTATAAGTTTTTGATAATAGTTTTCAAAAGCATCATATTTACCTTATTGTCTTCTACAATCAAAAAGGTCAATGATTTATCATTTAATTTATTGATACAATCTGCTTTTGAATTCATCTTTTTTAGTTCAGCATTGTATTTTTCATTTATACTTTGATTGCTTGTTTTTAAATTTAGATCAAAATAAAAATTACTTCCAATATCTATTTTACTTTCCAGTTGTAGTCGGCTTTCCATGAGAGCCAATAATTGGTTCGAAATAGTTAATCCTAAACCGGTTCCTCCAAATTTTCTCGTTGTAGAGCTATCTTCTTGTGAAAATGCCTTGAAAATTTTCTTTTGATTTTTTTCCAAAATTCCAATTCCAGTGTCAATTACAGAGAATCGAATCACACAATTGTTACTTTTGAATTTTTCCAGAACCGAAACGTTTAGTTTGATAGAACCTTCATTGGTGAATTTTACGGCATTCGAAAGTAAATTAATCAAGATTTGTTTGATACGCACAATATCTGTCCAAATGTATTTAGGAACATCTTGATCTACATTGAGTTCTAATTGAAGATTTTTTTGATTCGACTCATAAACAATCAAATCAAAAACCTGACCGAGTACTTTTTTAATGTCATATAAATCAATGAAAAGTTCCAGTTTTCCGGCTTCAATTTTAGAAAAATCAAGAATGTCATTGATGATTTCCAATAATGAATGTGCCGACTGATTAATCGTAGTCATGTATTTTTCCTGAATCGCTTCAAGTTCAGTTTTCATCAATAAATGTGTAAAACCAATAATACCATTTAGCGGAGTTCTGATTTCGTGCGACATATTAGCCAGAAAATCTGATTTGGATTTATTGGCAGCTTCCGCTAATTGCTTGGCTTTTATCGCGTCTTCGGTTTCTTTTTTGTTGGTAATATCAAAATAGATTCCACCTACAAATTCAATTTCGTCACCTTTTTTGATTACATCGCCAAATTCTTCTACCCAAATATATTCTCCTGTTTTTCGTTGAATTCGATATACATTATGAAGAGGCATTCCGCTTTGCAAATTATCAATCTGGCTATTAATTACTTCCTCTTTATCATCTGGATGAATTAGGGATAAAAAGGACAAATTGTTCTCAATAAACTCTGATTTTGAATAACCTGTTAAATTCAAAATTTCATCGTTAAGGAATA is a window encoding:
- a CDS encoding neutral zinc metallopeptidase, encoding MKWKGTRESDNVEDRRSISGGKVAVGGGIIGIVILLLNVFGGETGQTIGSALEQIQGGQQQTTETAAPLSKEDEEMGHFVRSVLAKTEDTWGKIFTVNGMTYKNPKLVLFKGSVNTACGGASSASGPFYCPGDQKVYMDLAFFEELKTKFGAKGGDFAIAYVIAHEIGHHIQTLLGTSAKMRQEQEGKSEAEANKLSVALELQADFYAGVWAHDNQQYIEEGDIEEALSAANAVGDDAIQSKMQGHVVPDSFTHGTSEQRMYWFKKGFKTGDIKQGNTFDEIR
- the bshB1 gene encoding bacillithiol biosynthesis deacetylase BshB1, producing MKLDILAFGAHPDDVELGCAGTILKEVSLGKKVGIVDLTRGELGTRGTAETRDSEAADAAKILGVLVRENLEMRDGFFVNDEKHQLEVIKMIRKYKPEIVLCNAIDDRHIDHGKGSKLVSDACFLSGLVKIETSVDGENQEPWRPRVVYHYIQWKNIVPDFVVDITGFEDKKVEAIMAYKTQFYDPNSTEPVTPITSKNFFESLNYRAQDLGRLVGKDFAEGFTVERCLAVNSLENLM